The Sinomonas sp. P10A9 genome contains the following window.
GCGTTCTCGGGCGGTGTGGACATCATCCAGCTGCGCGACAAGCGGATCGAGGCCGCCGAGGAACTCGAACATCTCGAGGTGCTGCGCGCCGTCGCCGAGCGTCACGGGAAGCTGTGGGCCGTGAATGACCGGGCGGACCTCGCGATGCTCTCGGGCGCGCCAGTCTTCCACGTGGGCCAGAAGGACCTCCCCCTCCCCGCAATCCGTCGTCTCGTGGACCCGTCCGTCATCGTCGGCCTGTCCACGAGCTCGCCTGCGATGGTCGACGCCGCGATGGGGCGGGCCGAAGCCGTCTCTCCCGCCGGGAACGCACGCCTCGATTACTTCTGCACCGGCCCCCTGTGGGCCACCCCGACCAAGCCGGGGCGCTCCGCCGTTGGGCTCGGGCTCGTCCAGTACGCGGCCCGGCGCACGCGGGAGGCGCTCGACGCCGGCGAGTCGTCTCGGCGGGAGCCGCTGCCGTGGTTCGCGATCGGAGGAATCGACCACTCCAACGTCGCCGAGGTCGTCGAGGCGGGGGCGAGCCGCGTCGTCGTCGTGCGCGCGATCACCGACGCCGACGATCCGGCCGACGCCGCCGCGCGCCTCCGCGCCGAGCTTCCCGCGCTCGCACGGGAGCCCCTCGCATGACGACCGTCGCCTACCAGGGCGAACCCGGCGCCAATTCGCACATGGCGTCCCTCGAGGCCTACCCGGACGCCGAGACGCTCGCCTGCGCGACGTTCGAGGACGCCTTCTCCGCTGTCACGACGGGAGCCGCGGATCTCGCGATGATCCCGATCGACAACACTGTCGCCGGACGCGTCGCGGACATCCATGTGCTCCTGCCGGACACGAGCCTGCAGATCATCGGCGAGCACTTCCTGCGCATCCGTTTCAGCCTCATGGGTCTGCCCGGCTCCACGATCGAGGGCGCCCGCGAAGTCCACAGCCATGTCCATGCGCTCGCGCAGTGCCGTGAATTCATCCGCGCCCATGGCCTCACTCCCGTCGTCGCCGGCGACACCGCCGGATCTGCGCGCGAGGTGGCCGAGTGGGGCGACCCGACGAAGCTCTCGATCGCGCCGCCGCTCGCCGCCGAAAGGTACGGGCTCAGCGTGCTTGCGAGCGACATCGAGGACCAGAAGCACAACACGACGAGGTTTGTGATTCTGGCCCCGCCGCGCGACTATCCTCAGGCGGGCGCCGACGCGCACGTGACGAGCTTCGTCTTCCGGGTCCGCAACATCCCCGCCGCGCTGTACAAGGCGCTGGGCGGGTTCGCGACCAACGGCGTGAACATGACCCGGCTCGAGAGCTACATGGTGGACGGCAAGTTCGCGGCGACGATGTTCATGGTCGATGTCGAGGGGCACCCCGACGAGCCGCCGCTCGCCCGTGCGCTGGAAGAGCTCGAGTTCTTCTCGACCGAGCTCAGGATCCTGGGCGTCTTCCCCGCCCACCCGCGCCGCTTCGGCCTCCGCGCCGGGTAGCCGCACCGTCCCGGGGTTAGGCTGGCCGTCATGGGTCATCCCCTCTTCTCGCCTAAGTCTGCCGGACCGCAGGCCGGCCCGCGGGCGGAGGCCAGCGGTGCCGCACTCGCCGGCGCGTTCGCCGCCCTGCGGGACGAGTTCGAGCTCGCCTCCGAGTACCCCGCGGCCGCTCTCGCGGATGCCGCGGCGGCGATCGCCGCGCATACCTTGCCCGATGAGGACGCGACCGACGTCGAGTTCGTCACGATCGACCCGCCTGCGTCCACCGACCTGGACCAGGCCCTCCACATCGAGCGTGACGGCGACGGGTACCGCGTGCGCTACGCGATCGCAGACGTGCCCGCCTTCGTCCGCCCACAGGGCGAGCTCGACGCGGAAACACGGCGTCGCGGCCAGACGATCTACGCAGCGGATGCCAAGGTCCCGCTGCATCCACGGGACATCACTGACGACGCCGGCAGCCTTCTCGCCGACGCGGTCCGCGGCGCGTTCGTGTGGGACTTCCGGCTCGATGCAGAAGGCGAGGTGGCCGCCGTCGAACTGGTCCACGCACGGGTGCGCAGCCGCGCGAAGCTCAACTACGCGGCCGTGCAGGAGCAGATCGACGCCGGCACCGCGGCGGAGCCGCTCATGCTCCTCAGGGAGGTGGGGCTCAAGCGCGTCGAGCTCGAGCGGCGGCGCGGCGGCGCAAGCCTGAACCTCCCCGAACAGGAGATCGTCCCGACCGATGACGGCGGCTACCCGATCGAAATCGCGCCCCAGCGTCCCGTCGAGGACTGGAACGCGCAGATCTCCCTGATGACCGGCATGGCTGCCGCGAAGCTCATGGTGAATGCCCGGATCGGGATCCTGCGCACCATGCCGGCGCCGGATGAGAGGTCGCTCCGGCACTTCCGCCGCCAGACCCAGGCCCTCGGGAAGCCCTGGGACGGGACCGTCCCGTACGGGGAGTACCTCCGTTCCCTGGACCCGACCCAGCCTCGCCAGCTGTCGATCCTCCACGCCGCCGCCGCGCTGTTCCGCGGCGCGACGTACACGCCCTTCGACGGTACCGTTCCACCGGACCCGGTCCAAGCGGCCATCGCAGCCCCCTACACGCACACGACCGCTCCCCTGCGCCGCCTTGTGGACCGTTTCGTGCTCGTCTTGTGCGAGGCCGTGGCCACCGACGCCGAGGTGCCGGCATGGGTGCGGATGGCCCTGCCGGAACTCCCGGCCCTCATGGCGTCCTCCGACCAGCTCGCGGCCAAGGTGGAGCGGGCCTCCATCGATCTCGTCGAGGCTGCCCTGCTCGTCAACGCGGTAGGGCAAGAGTTCGACGCGGTCGTGGTCTCGGGGTCCAAGCCCGCTTCGGGGAGTGATGCGGGTCCGGGCGGAGGGAACGGCAGGCCTGCGCAACCGCTCGACCGCATCGCGAGCTCCCAGAACGGGACCCAAGGTGCAGTGTCGGCAGGTGGACAGCACCCGCAGCAGTCGATGCCCTTCGGCACCGTCCAGCTGTCCGAGCCACCGGTCACGGCGCGCTGCGAGGGCGAGATGGAATCCGGGACCATGATCCGCGTCCGGCTCGTTGAGGCTGATATCCAGAAGCGCCGCATCCGGTTCGAACGGGCTTGAACGCCCGGCCCCAATGGCCTGCCCCAAGCCGTGGGTCGCCGCCTCCCGCCGGTTCGCTGCCCTTCCGCCGGTGCGGCCGCCCACCCGCCGGTTCCTGCCCCCGGATCAGCGGCAAACCCCCGTGCGAACCAAGAACCCGCCACGGCTGCGCCCGCCCGGCGGCCGGTTCCTTGCTCTCCCGCCGATGCGGCGCCCACCCACCGGCATGCTGCCCTCCCGCCGGTTCCTGCCCCCGGATCAGCGGCAAACCCCCGCACGAACCCAGGATCCGCCACGGCGGCGCCCGCCCTCCGGTCGGTCGCCTCCCGCCGAGGCGCACGGCACCGCAGGGGAACGAAACCCGCCGCGATCCGCGGCCGACCAGCTCTGGCAGACGCCCCCACTGCTCCTCCACATCGCCCATTTTGGGCGTGTTGTCCACATGCGCGGCCGGAGTGCCGTCAGGCGGGCGGCGACGCGGGAGAGTGGCGCCATGAAGCTGACATCGCCTGATCTATCACGGCTCGGTCCTCGTCCCGGCTTTGCCCGCGGGCTCTGCACGCCCTTCGAACTACGCCTGATGGGCGTCGACGAACGGACAACGGCCAAACTCGTCGCGGCGGGCGAACTGGTTCGGCTGCGCCGCGGGTGCCTCGCGACGCGAGAAGCCGCCGCGCCACCCCAAGCGGTCCATGCCCGCGACGTCGCAGCGCGGCTTCTCGCGCTGAGGGCTCACGCATGGAGGCACTATTGCGCGAACCGCTCATGGAACTTCGCCTACTCGGCGGTCAGCGGTGCGGCTCTGCACGGACTCGCACTGTGGACACCTGAAAGGCGCCTTCACATCATCCAGGAGTTCACCTCATCCCGAGGGGACCACGCAACCGATGTCATGAAGACCGAGCGGAGCCTCGCAGGATCAATCGTCATAGACGGCCTTCCGGCGACGTCGGTCACCGACACCGTGGTCGACTGCCTTCGGATTCTGGACTTTGAGCCGGCAATGATCGTGTGCGAGTCGGCGCTCTCGCGCGGAGTGCCCAGAAATGAGCTTGAAGGCGCCGTTGACCAGGCGGCGCGCCGTCGCGGGATTGGAAGGGCTCGATCCGTCCTCTCGTCTGCGAGCGCGCTGTCCGAGTCTGCGGCCGAAACGCGTGTCCGGCTTCTTCTCTTGGCGCTGGCGCTTTCAGCAGGACAACCGGTGCAGCAGTTCAAGGTGGTCGTCGGCGGACGCAACTATCGCCTCGACTACGCCTGGCCAGACATCCTGGTTGCGCTCGAAATCGACGGCCGCCTCAAGTACTTCGGCGGTCCGCCGACGGCCGAAGTATTGCTGGCCGAGCGTGAACGCGAGAAAGCGCTCACTAACATGGGCTGGGTCGTTGTGCGGATCACATGGTCCGACCTCGCTCACCCCGCCCGCGTCGAGGCGATGCTCGCCCGCGCCTTCGCACGGGCTCGGCGGATGCGCGCCGCGTAAGCATGACGCATGCTCTGGGGGCACACCGCTGCCACCGGAGGGACGAGCACCGATTCCGCCAGCAACGCCGTTGCCAGGAGACCAGCCGGTTCGCGGCAGACCCGCCGTTTCCCGACTATCCACGCCGGAAGGAGCCCACTCGGATGCTGCTAACCCCCGCCAGAACAGCCAACCCCCGGTGCTACGGACACCAGAGAGTGGCCGCCAGCGATCGAGCTTCACCTCGGTATGATGGCGCCGCGGCACCCGAAGCGGTCCACACCCGACGTGTCGCGCCTCACGATTCAAAGGATTTCGTGCGGCCGCGGTATCCTTGGACTGTTAATGGATGCCCGATCGTATTCATGCGATCCCTTTTCACCCGTCGGCAGGTGCCGACACCCTGATAGCCCGCGATCGGCTTCCGCTGGATGGCCGGCGCGCGCTCCTGCTCCAGACGTCTGTGACTCACATTGTCAGGCGGTCTGTCGAGCGAGACCCGCTCAGGCCCCTATGGAGAGGGACCTTCCCCCCTGTGAATGAAGTCCATACGCACGAACTCCTGACCGACGACACCGGAACCGTGACCGTCGAGACCGAGGAGACCATCACCAACGACGCGCCAGTGCGTCAGGAGAGCCAGAAGACCTTCTCCGACTACGGCGTGGCTCCCGCGATCGCACAGTCGCTGGCCGATGCCGGAATCCTGAACCCGTTCCCCATCCAATCGATGACGCTCGGCGTCGCGCTCGGTGGCCACGACATCATCGGGCAGGCCAAGACCGGTACCGGCAAGACCCTCGGCTTCGGCATCCCTGCACTCCAGCGGGCCATCCCCGCCGACCATCCGGACTACGCCAAGCTCCCCGCCCCCGGGGCGCCGCAGGCACTCGTCGTCGTGCCGACGCGCGAGCTCGCCGTCCAGGTCAGCAAGGATCTCCAGACCGCGAGCAAGCGCACCACACTCCGGGTCGAGGTCATCTACGGCGGTCGGGCCTACGAGCCCCAGATCGAGGCCCTCAAGCGGGGCGTCGAGGTGGTCGTCGGCACTCCGGGCCGTCTCATCGACCTACACCGCCAGCGCCACCTGAATCTCAAGAACGTCCGCATGATCGTCCTCGACGAGGCAGACGAGATGCTCGACCTGGGGTTCCTCCCGGACGTCGAGACTCTCATGGCCGCGGTACCCGCGGTCCGTCAGACGCTGCTCTTCTCGGCCACCATGCCGGGCCCCGTTGTCGCGATGGCCCGCCGGTACATGACCCAGCCGACCCACATCCGCGCCTCGGACCCCAACGACGATTCGATCACCAAGAAGGACATCCGTCAGGTGATCTACCGCGCGCACCAGCTGGACAAGGACGAGGTCGTGGCGCGCATCCTCCAGGCCGAGGGGCGAGGCCGGACCATCATCTTCACGAAGACCAAGCGGACCGCCGCCAAGCTCTCCGAGGAGCTCATCGACCGCGGGTTCGCCGCCGCGGCACTCCACGGCGATCTCGGCCAGGGCGCCCGCGAGCAGGCGCTGCGCGCATTCCGCCATGGCAAGGTGGATGTCCTCGTCGCGACCGACGTCGCCGCGCGCGGCATCGACGTCGAAGACGTCACCCACGTCATCAACTTCCAGTGCCCCGAGGACGAGAAGGCCTACCTCCACCGCGTCGGCCGTACCGGACGCGCGGGGAACAAGGGCACGGCCGTGACGTTCGTGGACTGGGAGGACGTCCCGCGCTGGACGCTCATCAACAAGGCCCTCGGCCTCGACGTCCCCGAACCCGTCGAGACGTACTCATCCTCCCCGCACCTCTACGCAGACCTGGACATTCCGGCTGGCACCAAGGGCCGCCTCCCACGCAACAAGCGCGTGCTCGAAGGCCTCGCCGGCGAGGTCGTAGAGGATCTCGGCGAGCCCGGCAAGAAACCACGCCGCAGCAGCGAAGGCCGCGGCAGGGGCGAGCGGCGTGGCGAATCCGCGGGTCAGCACGGCTCCCGCCGGAGCCCGGAAGGCCGGGGCGATGCGGGCCACAGCACGGCGCGGCGTGCACAGGAGTCGACCGCGGACGACGGCGCCGCCATCGCAGACGCCGAAGTGACCGAGGGCGCGGGCAAGTCCGGCCACGGTCACGGTCGGGCCGACCGCCAGGCGCACGCCGAACCGAGCGGCGAGGGCCGCCGTCGTCGTCGCCGCCCCGCAACCGAAGAGGCCTCCGAGGCCGCGTCAACGGCAGATTCCACCGAGGAGCCGAGCCGTCCGGCGCGCACGCGCAGGAAGCCCGCGGACACCTCTGCCGAGCGCTCCGCCGAGAGCACTGAGCAGCAGGGCCGCCGGCGGCCGACCTCCGCCGCCATGGCGGTGAACCTCGCCGATGGCGGGGACGGGGCGCCCCTCGATCGTGGGGTTGCGGCAGCCCGCCGTCGTCGGTCGCGCACTCGCCGTCGTGACGGCGAGGTCGTCTCGCGCACCGAGGCCGAGTAGCCGCGGTGCGCACGGCCCGCGCCGCGGACGCCGGCGGGGCCGCCGCCCAGACTGCCAGACCTGCCGAAGTTCCCAGCCCGCTATGGTCCCCCGTGGGGCCGGACCTCGTCGTCCAAGGTGACAACGCCGTAGTGCTTCCGCGCCTCCCGGATGCGGCGTTCACCATGGTCTACATCGATCCGCCTTTCAACACGGGCCGGCCGCAGCGCCGGCAGGAGCTGAGCATGTTGCGCAGCGCGGACGGCGATCGGGTCGGCTTCTCGGGCCAGCGCTACGAGACGATCAAGGGCGCGCTGCACACGTACGACGACGCGTTCAGCGACTACTGGGCATTCCTCGAGCCGAGGCTGATCGAGGCCTGGCGTCTCCTCACGCCGGACGGCACCCTGTACCTGCACCTCGACTACCGCGAAGTGCACTACGCCAAGGTGATGCTGGACGCGATCTTCGGTCGCTCATCGTTCCTGAATGAGATTATCTGGGCCTACGACTACGGTGCCCGGACCAAGCGGCGCTGGCCCACGAAGCATGACAACGTGCTCGTGTACGTGAAGGACCCGGCCGCGTACCACTTCGACACGGCCGAGGTCGACCGTGAGCCCTACATGGCCCCCGGCCTCGTGACGCCGGAGAAGCGCGAGCTCGGCAAGCTGCCCACGGATGTGTGGTGGCACACGATCGTCTCCCCCACCGGACGGGAGAAGACCGGCTACCCCACGCAGAAGCCGGAGGGGCTCGTGCGGCGCATGGTCGCGGCATCGAGCCGCCCGGGCGACTGGGTCCTCGACTTCTTCGCCGGGTCCGGCACCCTCGGCGCGGTGGCCCAGCGCCTCGGGCGGCGGTTCGTATGCGTGGACGAGAACCCGCAGGCGATCGAGGTCATGGCCCGCCGCCTCCCCACCGCCAAGTTCCTCGGGACCTCGGAGATCTAGGAACGCACGACGGCGGCCCCGTGCCCTTGGCGTTCGATCTCACCGAGGACCTCGGCGGACGTCGTGTTCTCGCCGAGCCGATTGAGCTTGCCCGCGCCGTGGTAGTCGGACGAGCCGGTGACGAACAGTCCGGTCTCGGCCGCGAGGTCCAGGAGGAACGGCCGGCGCTCCTCTGGATTGTCCCGGTGGTACACCTCGAGTCCGGCCAGGCCTGCGTCGATCATGTCGCGGTACACGGGTTCTCCCACAGTGCGCCCCCGCGCGGACGCTACCGGGTGCGCGAACACCGGCACGCCGCCGGCCTCGCGGATGAGCGAGACCGCGAACGCCGGTTCGGGCGCATAGTGCTGCACGAAGTACCGAGACCGCGAGGACAGGATCGTGGCGAAGGCCTCGGTGCGGTCACCCACGAGGCCCGCGGCAACGAGGGCGTCTGCGATATGCGGTCGGCCCACTGTCGCTCCGGGCGCGACGTGCCGCGTGACGTCGTCCCACGAGAGCGGGTAGTCCTCGGCCAGGAGGGAGACCATGTGCTCGGCCCGGGACAGTCTCGCGTCCTTGGCCTTCGTGATCTCTTCGAGCAGTCCTGGATGGGTGGGGTCCTGGAGGTAGCAGAGGAGGTGCACGCTGATGCCTTCCGGCGTGCGGCACGAGACCTCCATGCCCGGGACGAGCGTGAGCCCGAGCCGCCGCGCGGCGTCGGTGGCCTCGGCCCAGCCGGACGTTGAATCGTGGTCCGTGATCGCGAGGACGTCCAGCCCCGCCTCGAGCCCTGCCGCGACGAGTTCCGCGGGCGTCTCGGTCCCGTCGGAGACCGTCGAATGGGCGTGCAGATCGATCCTCACACCCTCACGATAGCGCGCTGGACATCACAGACCGCGGTGGAACAATGGCGTAATGAGTGTTTCAGATTCCGCAGCCGGCGATCCCGGCCAGCCCGCAGCCGCACAGCAGCCCATGGAAGAGCGTGTCAACAACCGCTCGCAGCGCCCGACCTCGGACGCGTTCAAGGCATTCATGGCCTCGAAGTGGGCGCCTGCAGATGCCTCGCTCCCGGCGCGCGACGACGTGGCAGACCACGCCGAGCGGCGCCGTCGTGCGATCTCCGACCGCTTCCCGGGCGAGCGGCTCATCATCCCGGCCGGGCCGCCGAAGGTCCGTTCCAATGACACCGACTACCGATTCCGTCCCCATTCGGCGTTCGCGCACCTCACCGGCCTCGGCCTCGACCATGAGCCCGACGCCGTGCTCATCCTCGAGCCTGTTGACGAGGGCACGGGCGACGGCGGCGGCCACCACAGCGCGACCCTCTACTTCCGTCCGCTCGCCGGCCGCGACAGCGAACAGTTCTATGCCGACGCGCGCTCGGGCGAGTTCTGGGTTGGCGCGCGGCCCACCCTCGCCGAGATCGAGGCTCGTCTGGGAATCGCGACCGCGCATCTCGACGGGCTCGAGGTCGCCGTCACGAAGGGCGTCGGCGCGGTGCAGATCGGCGGAATCTCGATCCGCCTCGTGCGCAAGGTGGACGAGAACATCGACGCGCTCGTGGACACGGCGCGCTACAACACGGCACAGGACCCGGACGCCCTGGACCTCAGCACGCTCGATGCCCTCGACGACCAGCTCGCCGAGGCGCTTTCCGAGCTCCGCCTCCTCAAGGACGAGTGGGAGGTCGAGCAGATGCGAGAGTCAGTCGCAGCGACCGCGGCGGGCTTCGAGGAGATCGTCCGGGCGCTCCCGCGGGCCGTCACGCACCGCCGCGGCGAGCGCGTCGTGGAGAGCGCGTTCTTCGCCAAAGCCCGCGAGGAGGGCAACGACCTCGGCTACGAGACGATCGCGGCCGCGGGCAACAACGCGACAGTGCTCCACTGGATCCGCAACAACGGCGCGGTACGCGAGGGCGAACTGCTCCTCGTGGACGCAGGCGTCGAGGGCGAGTCCCTCTACACCGCGGACATCACCCGAACCGTTCCCGTGAACGGCACCTACTCGGAGATCCAGCGCCGCATCTATCAGGCGGTCCTCGACGCCGCCGACGCAGCCTTCGCCGCCGCGAAGCCCGGCGTCAAGTTCCGCCACGTGCACACGGCGGCGATGGAGGTGCTCGCCGCCCGGCTCGAGGAATGGGGCATCCTGCCCGTGTCCGCGGCCGAGGCGCTCTCGGAGACCGGCCAGCAGCACCGCCGCTGGATGCCGCACGGAACGAGCCACCACCTGGGCCTCGACGTGCACGACTGCGCTCAGGCGCGCCGTGAGCTCTACCTCGACGGCGAACTCGCACCGGGCATGGTCTTCACGATCGAGCCGGGCCTTTACTTCAAGGCGGAAGACCTTGCCATCCCTGAGGAATACCGCGGGATCGGCGTGCGCATCGAGGACGATGTCCTCATGACGGCCGAGGGCCCCGTGAACCTCAGCGCCGCGCTCCCCCGCACCCCGAGCGATGTCGAGGCCTGGATGGCGTCCCTGCGCTGACCCGCACGCAGCGCCACCAAGCGAACGCTGCATCAGGGCAGGCCGCGACAGCGCTGGCTGAAGCGGGATGTCCTGATGCAGCGTTCTGTGGGTGGGAGACCCGCGGTGGAGCTACGCGCTCGGGTTGGCCTCGTCGTCGCCCTTCCCGGCGGGCCGGGGCTCCCCCTCCGGCTTTGGCTCTGGTTCCACGCGCACGCCGTACTGCGGGCGGCCGTCAGGGAGATCGTGGTAGCCGGCGCGCGGCTCGTGGGCCGGCTGAGCGGGCACGGCCTTCGGCTCCGCGGCTTCCGGCTGCGGCTCGCCACCAGCGTTCACGCCGTACGGATCGGTCCATCCGGACGGCCGCTTTGGCTCGTCATGCTGCGGAGGCTGCCACGGCTGGCCGTAGCCCGGCTGCTGCTGACCATAACCACCCTGCTGACCATAGCCGCCCGGCTGGCCATAACCACCCTGCTGGTGCTGGCCACCCTGCTGGCCGTAGCCGCCCGGCTGGCCATAGCCGCTCTGCTGGTGCTGGCCACTCTGGACCGCCCCCTGGCCCATGGGGAGCTGGGCGAGGAGCCTGCGCGCCTCGTGGGCCACGTCCTGGCCGACAATGACGTCATAGTTGCTCGCGATCACCTGGCTCGTCGACGTGAAGTCCCTCTTGCCGCGCTGCATCGCATACGTCACGATGCCGAACAGCATGAAGAAGGCCGCGCCCATGAGCACGGACGTGATGATCGAGAAATAGCTGCCGTTTGGCGTGAAGAACGAGAGCAGCACGCCCACGAACAAGCCGAACCACATGCCGCTCAGGGCCCCGTTGAGGGCCACCCGGGGGTAGCTCAGGCGGCCGGTGACCCGCTCAACGAGCTTGAGGTCATTGCCGACGATCGCGACCAGCTCGACCGGGAACTGCTGGTCGGCGAGGTAGTCCACGGCCTTCTGCGCATCGAGGTAGGAAGTGTAGGAGCCGACGGTTTCGCCGTGCGGGAGCGCGCGGGCCTCGTCGGTGGGCTTCGCGGAACCGAACAAGTTGGACATGCCTCCATTCTTACGCGAGTCGCCGCGCAATATGTGTGTTTCCGCTCAGAGTGAGCGCTGAGTTTGAGCTGGAGTAGCCTAAGTGCGTGAGTTGGACCCCCACCCGTGTCTTCGTCGCCAGGCTCCTGGGCCTCGACGTCTTCGACCCTGCCGGCGACCGCGTAGGGCGGCTTCGCGACGTCGTCGTAATCCCCCGCGGCGTGCGCCCTCCCCAGTCTGTCGGCATCGTGGTGGAGGTCCCTGGGAAGAGGCGGGTGTTCGTGCCCATGACCCGCGTGACGAGCATGGACCAGTCGCAGATCATCACGACCGGCCTCATCAACCTGCGCCGGTTCGAGCAGCGCGGCGCGGAGCAGCTCATCCTCGGGGACGTCTTCGACAGCCACGTGACCCTCGTAGAGGACGGCACCGAGGCCACCATCGAGGACCTCGCCATCGACCAGCAGCGCAACGGCGACTGGCTCGTGAGCAAGCTGTTCGTGCGGCGTCTCCTCGGCGGCCGGGGCCTCCGTGGCCTTCGGCGTGGCGAGACGCTTCTCGTCGACTGGGAGGACACGCGGCGTGGCGCGGGTCAGGGCCGCGGCGCCGCCCAGTTCCTTGCGACGCATGAGGACCTCAAGCCCGCAGACTTCGCCGACGCCATGCAGGAGATGAGCGACCAGCGGCGGCTCGAGGTCGTCTCGGAGCTGCAGGACGAGCGCCTTGCAGACGTCCTCCAAGAGCTCCCCGAGGACGACCAGGTCGAGATCCTCTCCGCGCTGGACCTCGAGCGCGCGGCCGATGTCCTCGAGGAAATGGACCCCGACGACGCCGCAGACCTTCTCGCCGACCTCCCCGCGGACAAGGCGGAGGAGCTCCTGCAGCTCATGGAACCCGAGGAAGCCGAGGACGTGCGCCGGCTCCTCCAGTACGACGAGGGAACCGCCGGTTCCGTCATGACGCCGGTTCCCGTGGTGCTCCCTCCGGAAGCCACGGTCGCTGAGGCGTTGGCCCACGTGCGCCGCGAGGAGCTCAGTCCCGCGCTGGCCTCGTCGATCTACATCTGCCGGCCCCCGCTCGAGACCCCCACGGGGCGCTACCTCGGGACAGTGCACATCCAGCAGCTCCTTCGCAGCGCACCGCCCGAGCAGCTCGGCACCCTCGTGGACAAGAACCTCGAGCCCATCCACGACCTGGCACCCATCGGCGACGTGGCAAGGGCCATGGCGCAGTACAACCTCAATTCCATTGCCGTTGTCAACGAGGACGGCCGTCTCGTCGGGGCGGTGACCGTTGATGACCTCCTCGACCACCTCCTGCCCGACGACTGGCGCGTCCACGAGGATGGCGAGCCCGTGAAGAAGTTCGGAGGACGCTTTGGCTGAGCCCCGCAAGCTGCCCGGTCTGGATACCCCCCTCGAGCAGCGCACGCGGCTCATCCCCCGCCCCGATCCCGATGCATTCGGCCGCTTCGCGGAGAACTTCGCGCGCTACATGGGAACGCCGCGCTTCCTGCTGTACATGACGCTGTTCTGCGTGGTTTGGCTGGGCTGGAACACGTTGGGCCCTGAGGACCTGCAGTTCGACCCGAAGTCGCTCAACTACACGCTCCTGACCCTCCTGCTGTCCCTCCAGGCCTCCTACGCCGCCCCCCTCATCCTCCTTGCCCAGAACCGGCAGGATGACCGCGACAGGGTGCAGATCGAGCAGGACCGGTCCCGCAACGAGCGCAGCCTCGCCGACACCGAGTACCTCACCCGCGAGCTCGCATCCCTGCGCCTCGCGCTGCGCGAGGTCGCGACGCGCGACTTCGTCAGGGCCGAGCTGCGCTCGCTCGTCGAGGACCTCGCGAACGATCCGGACGAGCCGGAGTCGGAGGGCCGTTCTGACCGGGTCCGCTCGGACGGGAGGCCCCGCAAGGAGCGAAAGCAGCGCGCCCCGAAGACCCAGCAGATCCCCCGGGTCCGCGACGCAGGGAGCACAGAATGAGCGGAGTTCACTCCGTGCCCGTTTCGGAGGACGCCGTGCGGGCTGCCCTGCACGGCGTGATCGACCCGGAGCTCCGCCGTCCCATCGACGAGCTCGGCATGCTCCAGTCAGTGACGGTCGACGGCGCCCGGGTCACCGTCGGCGTCCTGCTCACCATCGCCGGGTGTCCCCTGCGGGGCACCATCGAGGGCGACGTGCACACGGCGCTCGGTGCCGTCCCCGGGGTGGAGGAGACCGACGTCGTGCTCGACGTCATGACCCCGCA
Protein-coding sequences here:
- a CDS encoding magnesium transporter MgtE N-terminal domain-containing protein, with the translated sequence MSWTPTRVFVARLLGLDVFDPAGDRVGRLRDVVVIPRGVRPPQSVGIVVEVPGKRRVFVPMTRVTSMDQSQIITTGLINLRRFEQRGAEQLILGDVFDSHVTLVEDGTEATIEDLAIDQQRNGDWLVSKLFVRRLLGGRGLRGLRRGETLLVDWEDTRRGAGQGRGAAQFLATHEDLKPADFADAMQEMSDQRRLEVVSELQDERLADVLQELPEDDQVEILSALDLERAADVLEEMDPDDAADLLADLPADKAEELLQLMEPEEAEDVRRLLQYDEGTAGSVMTPVPVVLPPEATVAEALAHVRREELSPALASSIYICRPPLETPTGRYLGTVHIQQLLRSAPPEQLGTLVDKNLEPIHDLAPIGDVARAMAQYNLNSIAVVNEDGRLVGAVTVDDLLDHLLPDDWRVHEDGEPVKKFGGRFG
- a CDS encoding PHP domain-containing protein, coding for MRIDLHAHSTVSDGTETPAELVAAGLEAGLDVLAITDHDSTSGWAEATDAARRLGLTLVPGMEVSCRTPEGISVHLLCYLQDPTHPGLLEEITKAKDARLSRAEHMVSLLAEDYPLSWDDVTRHVAPGATVGRPHIADALVAAGLVGDRTEAFATILSSRSRYFVQHYAPEPAFAVSLIREAGGVPVFAHPVASARGRTVGEPVYRDMIDAGLAGLEVYHRDNPEERRPFLLDLAAETGLFVTGSSDYHGAGKLNRLGENTTSAEVLGEIERQGHGAAVVRS
- a CDS encoding aminopeptidase P family protein, which encodes MSVSDSAAGDPGQPAAAQQPMEERVNNRSQRPTSDAFKAFMASKWAPADASLPARDDVADHAERRRRAISDRFPGERLIIPAGPPKVRSNDTDYRFRPHSAFAHLTGLGLDHEPDAVLILEPVDEGTGDGGGHHSATLYFRPLAGRDSEQFYADARSGEFWVGARPTLAEIEARLGIATAHLDGLEVAVTKGVGAVQIGGISIRLVRKVDENIDALVDTARYNTAQDPDALDLSTLDALDDQLAEALSELRLLKDEWEVEQMRESVAATAAGFEEIVRALPRAVTHRRGERVVESAFFAKAREEGNDLGYETIAAAGNNATVLHWIRNNGAVREGELLLVDAGVEGESLYTADITRTVPVNGTYSEIQRRIYQAVLDAADAAFAAAKPGVKFRHVHTAAMEVLAARLEEWGILPVSAAEALSETGQQHRRWMPHGTSHHLGLDVHDCAQARRELYLDGELAPGMVFTIEPGLYFKAEDLAIPEEYRGIGVRIEDDVLMTAEGPVNLSAALPRTPSDVEAWMASLR
- a CDS encoding general stress protein, which codes for MSNLFGSAKPTDEARALPHGETVGSYTSYLDAQKAVDYLADQQFPVELVAIVGNDLKLVERVTGRLSYPRVALNGALSGMWFGLFVGVLLSFFTPNGSYFSIITSVLMGAAFFMLFGIVTYAMQRGKRDFTSTSQVIASNYDVIVGQDVAHEARRLLAQLPMGQGAVQSGQHQQSGYGQPGGYGQQGGQHQQGGYGQPGGYGQQGGYGQQQPGYGQPWQPPQHDEPKRPSGWTDPYGVNAGGEPQPEAAEPKAVPAQPAHEPRAGYHDLPDGRPQYGVRVEPEPKPEGEPRPAGKGDDEANPSA
- a CDS encoding DUF1003 domain-containing protein, which encodes MAEPRKLPGLDTPLEQRTRLIPRPDPDAFGRFAENFARYMGTPRFLLYMTLFCVVWLGWNTLGPEDLQFDPKSLNYTLLTLLLSLQASYAAPLILLAQNRQDDRDRVQIEQDRSRNERSLADTEYLTRELASLRLALREVATRDFVRAELRSLVEDLANDPDEPESEGRSDRVRSDGRPRKERKQRAPKTQQIPRVRDAGSTE